GTCTGTCAGTAGGCAGGAACCGCCGTATACGGAACCGTATGTACGGTGGTGTGGGAGGACGGCCGGGGCGACCCCGCCTCCTACCCGATGTGGGAGGCTAAGGCCAGGCGCGTTTATGTAGGAGCGGCTTCAGCCGCGAAGCTGTCAGGCATGCCTACAGCCTGATCGCGGATAAATCCGCGGCTAAGAGGGCACGCAGATCGCCGGCTTCAGCCTGTAGCCCGGATGCAATCCGGGGGTGTCGCGATATCGCCCCGGATTGCATCCGGGCTACGTTGGCTGCGGGTAGGGTGTGCTGTGCGCACCACGGCCACCGGGGAATGGCTGGTGCGCGCGGCGCACCCTACGGTCAGGCCTCGCGTTTATGCACCGATACGCCGGCGGCGAAGGTCTCCTTCACGGCGCGGTCGTCGCCGAGCATGGTCAGGGCGAACAGGCGTTCTTCCAGGCTTGTGGCCTGCTGCATGCGGTAACTGATCAGCGGCGTGGCGTTGTAGTCCAGCACCAGGAAGTCGGCATCCTTGCCGGGCAGGAAGTTGCCCAGCTGGTCGTCCAGGTAAAGGGCGTTGGCGCCACCGAGGGTGGCCAGGTACAGCGACTTGAACGGGTCGAGCTTCTTGCCCTGCAACTGCATCACCTTGTAGGCCTCGTTGAGTGATTGCAGCTGGCTGAAGCTGGTGCCGGCACCGACATCGGTGCCCAGGCCGACGCGCACGCCATGGGCTTCCAGCTTGTTCAGGTCGAACAGGCCGCTACCCAGAAACAGGTTGGAGGTCGGGCAGAAGGCTACCGCCGAGCCGGTTTCGGCCAGGCGCTTGCACTCGTCATCACACAGGTGCACGCCATGGGCGAACACCGCGCGCGGGCCGATCAGCTTGTGGTGGTCGTAGACATCGAGGTAGCCCTTGCGCTCGGGAAACAGTTCCTTGACCCATTCGATTTCCTTGCGGTTCTCGGACAGGTGGGTGTGCATATACAGGTTGGGATATTCCTGGAGCAGCTTGCCGGCCAGCTCCAGTTGCTCCGGCGTACTGGTCGGAGCGAAGCGCGGGGTGACGGCGTAGTGCAGGCGGCCCCTGCCGTGCCAGCGCTCGATCAGCGCCTTGCTCTCGGCGTAGCCGGTTTCCGCGGTATCGGTCAGGTAGTCCGGGGCGTTGCGATCCATCAGCACCTTGCCGGCGATCATGCGCAGGTTGAGCTTTTCGGCCTGCTCGAAGAAGGCATCCACCGATTGCGCATGCACGCTGCCGAACACCAGAGCGGTGGTGGTGCCGTTGCGCAGCAATTCCTTGAGGAAGATCGCCGCCACATCGCTGGCGTGCGCCTTGTCTTCGAACTGTTTTTCGGTGGGGAAGGTGTAGGTATTGAGCCAGTCCAGCAGCTGCTCGCCGTAGGAAGCGATCATGCCGGTCTGCGGGTAGTGGATATGGGTGTCGATAAAGCCGGGGGTGATCAGCGCGTCGCGGTAGTGCTGGATCTCGATGCCGGCCAGCTTCGGTAGCAGCTCGGCAGCCGCGCCGACCTGAGCGACCTTGCCGTTTTCGATCAGCAGCATGCCGTCCTCGAAATATTCGTAGGACTGCTCGACACCGACCACGGCCGGGTCGGCAAGGCTGTGCAGAATGGCGGCGCGGTAGGCTTTGCGGGTGTTGCTCATCATTAAAGTCTCGTACGTGGGCGCGCGGGGCGCACCATGAAAAATGGGGCGGTGCGCACAGCACACCCTACGATCTTGGCCCGTAGGGTGCGCTGTGCGCACCAATAGTCAGGATCTACGCGAGGCCGGCAGCAGCTTGGCGACGCTGGACTCACCCTTCTTTACGTCCTGACCGAAGCTGGCGTTATAGGTGGCGATCACCTCGCCGGCGATGGACACGGCAATTTCCACCGGCAGCTTGCCTTTCACCTCGGCCAGGCCCATCGGGCAGCGCATGCGCGCCATCAGGGTGTCCGCGAAGCCGCGTTCGCGCAGGCGGTGCTCGAACTTGACGCGTTTGGTCTTCGAGCCGATCAGGCCGTAATAGGCGAAGTCGCCGCGTTTGAGGATCGCTGCGGTCAGCTCCAGGTCGAGCTGATGGTTGTGGGTCATGACGATGTAGTAAATGCCGGGCGGCATGTTCTCCACCTCGTCGACCACCTCGTCGTTGATGATCTTATCCACGCCTGCGGGAATCTGCTCGGGGAATTCGTTCTCCCGCGAGTCGATCCAGCGCACCTTGCACGGCAGGCTGGCGAGCAACGGTACCAACGCGCGACCGACATGGCCGGCGCCGAATACGGCGATCTGCGCCTGCGGCTGGCCCATGGGCTCGAACAACAACACGGTGGCGCCGCCGCAGCACTGGCCGAGGCTGGCGCCGAGGGAGAAGCGCTCCAGGCGGGTGTCCTGGCTACGGCTGGCGAGCATCTCGCGGGCCATTTCCATGGCCTTGTATTCCAGGTGGCCGCCGCCGATGGTCTCGAAGATGCGTTCGGCGGTGACCACCATCTTCGAACCGGCATTGCGCGGCGTCGAGCCGCGTTCCTCGATGATGGTCACCAGCACGCAGGCTTCACCTTGTTGCTGCAGGTCGGCGAGGGCACTGATCCAGCTCATTTGCTCAGCCTCCAGCAAGGCGTGGTCTGCCCCGGGCGCGGCAGGCGCCAGTTGCTCGGCGACGGATCGAGAATCGGCTCCGGCGCCGGGCGAGCGGGTGGATTATTCGGTTCGGTGTGTTTTGTCATTGTTGTACACCTCTTGGCTTTGGGTCGTAGCCCGGATGCAATCCGGGGGCAGAGTTCCCCGGATTTCATCCGGGCTACGAATCAGGCTGGTTCGACCTGGGCAGCGCTGTCAGCCTTGGCCGTGGCCTTCAACTTGCGCATCTGCTCCACGCCCCAGAGCACGCGCTCGGGGGTGGCGGGGGCGTCGATCTGCGGTTGCACCTTGTAGTCGGCCAGGCTGGCCACGGCATCCTTCAGCGCGCACCAGGCGGCGATGCCGAGCATGAAAGGCGGTTCGCCCACGGCCTTGGAGTGGAATACGGTGTCTTCCGGGTTCTTGCGGTTCTCCACCAGCTTCACGCGCAGGTCGATGGGCATGTCGGTGATGGCGGGGATCTTGTAGCTGGCCGGGCCATTGGTCATCAGCTTGCCCTTGGCGTTCCACACCAGCTCTTCGGTGGTCAGCCAACCCATGCCCTGAACGAACGCGCCTTCGACCTGGCCGATGTCGATGGCCGGGTTCAGCGAGTCGCCGACGTCATGCAGGATGTCGCCGCGCAGCATGCGGTATTCGCCGGTCAGGGTGTCCACCAGCACTTCCACGCAGGCCACGCCGTAGGCGTAGTAGTAGAAGGGGCGGCCACGCGCTTGGTCCCGGTCATAGAAAATCTTCGGGGTGCGGTAGAAGCCGGTCGAAGACAGCGAGACCTGACCGAAATAGGCCTTCTGGATCACCTCCTCGAAGGACAGGAAGTGATCGCGCACGCGCACCTGGCCATTGCGGAATTCGACGTCTTCCGGGGTGACCTTGTACTCGCGCACCAGGAAGTCGACCAGGCGCTGCTTGATGGTTTCGGCCGCGTTCTTGGCCGCCATGCCGTTGAGGTCGGTGCCGCTGCTGGCAGCGGTCGGCGAGGTGTTGGGCACCTTGTCGGTGTTGGTGGCGGTGATCTGGATGCGCTCGATATCGACCTGGAACACTTCGGCCACGACTTGTGCGACCTTGGTGTTGAGGCCCTGGCCCATCTCGGTGCCGCCGTGGTTGAGGTGGATCGAGCCGTCGGTGTAGATATGGATCAGCGCGCCGGCCTGGTTGAGGAAGGTGGCGGTGAAGCTGATGCCGAATTTCACCGGGGTCATGGCCAAACCTTTCTTCAACACCGGGCTTTTCTGGTTGAACTCGATGATTTCGCGACGGCGCTTGGCGTACTCGGCGCTTTCCTCCAGCTCGGCGGTCATCTCGTGGATGACGTTGTGCTCGACGGTCTGGTGGTAGTGGGTGACGTTGCGCTCGGTTTTGCCGTAGTAGTTGAGCTTGCGTACCTCCAGTGGATCCTTGCCCAGGCTGCGCGCGACGGCGTCCATCACTTCCTCGATGGCGACCATGCCCTGCGGGCCACCAAAGCCGCGGTAGGCGGTGTTCGAGGCGGTGTTGGTCTTGCAGCGATGACCATTGATGGTGGCGTTGCCGAGGAAGTAGGCGTTGTCCGAGTGGAACATGGCGCGGTCGACGATGGAGCCGGACAGATCCGGCGAATAGCCGCAGTTGCCAGCCAGGTCCATCTCGATGCCGTGCAGCAGGCCGTCGTCATCGAAGCCGACGTCGTACTCGACATAGAAGGGATGGCGCTTGCCGGTCATGCTCATGTCTTCCATGCGCGGCAGGCGCATCTTGGTCGGCCGGCCAGTGAGATGGGCGATCACTGCGCACAGGCACGCCGGGCCGGCGGCCTGGGTTTCCTTTCCGCCGAAACCACCGCCCATGCGGCGCATGTCGATGACGATCTTGTTCATCGGCACGCCAAGCACTTCGGCCACCAGCTTCTGCACTTCAGTGGGGTTCTGCGTCGAGGTAAAGACCAGCATGCCGCCGTCTTCGGTCGGCATCACCGAGGAAATCTGGGTTTCCAGGTAGAAGTGCTCCTGACCGCCGATATGCAGGGTGCCCTGCAGGCGACGCGGGGCGCTTGCCAGCTTGCTGGCCGAGTCGCCGATGCGATGGGTGTGGCTGGCGAGTACGAAATGCTTCTTGCGGTAGGCCTCGACCACGTCGAGCACCGGCTCCAGGTCTTCGTATTCGACGATGGCGGCCATGGCCGCCTTGCGCGCGGTTTCCAGGCTGTCGGCGGCGACTGCCAGTACCACCTGTCCCACGTACTCGACCTTGCCGTCGGCTAGCAGCGGGTCGCCGGCGACCACCGGGCCGATATCCAACTGGCCCGGTACGTCGTCCTTGGTGATGGCGATGGCCACGCCCGGAAACTCGTAGCAGGGGCGGGTGTCGATGCGCAGGATGCGCGCGTGGGCGCGATCGGACTGGCGCGCGTAGACGTGCAACTGGTTGGGGAATTCCAGGCGGTCGTCGACATAGACCGCTTCGCCGGTGACGTGCTTGTCTGCGCTTTCGTGCTTGACGCTGCGGCCAACGCCGCTGGTCATGCCGGCGCGGAACAATTCGGCCAGCTCTTCCTGGGATTTGTGCTGAATATGACTGGACATCTTTCTATCCCCAACTCTTATGCGTAGGCAGTGACCCGGGTTTCGACCTCGGGCGATTGCTGTTCCAGGAAGAACTTGCGCAGCAGGTTCTGAGCAGTCAGCAGGCGGTATTCCTTGCTGGCACGGAAATCCGACAGCGGGGTGAAGTCCTCGGCCAGCGCCGCGCAGGCACGTTCGATCACGCCCGGGTACCAGGCCGATCCGACCAGCGCCGCCTCGCAGGCGCTTGCGCGTTTGGGGATGGCAGCCATGCCGCCGAAGGCGATGCGCGCATCTCGCACCACGCCATCTTCGATGGTCAGGTTGAAGGCGGCGCAGACGGCGGAGATGTCGTCGTCCAGGCGCTTGGACACCTTGTAGGCGCGGAAGGCCTGATTCGGCTGGGCGCGCGGCACGATGATCTTCTCGATAAATTCGGCTTCCTGACGGGCAGTCACCTTGTAGTCGAGGAAGTAGTCCTGCAGCGGCAGGATGCGGCGGGTGTTGCCCTGGCGCAGGGCAATCTGCGCACCGAGGGCAATCAGCAGGGGCGGGGCGTCGCCAATGGGCGAGGCGTTGCCGATATTGCCGCCCAGGGTGCCCTGGTTGCGGATCTGCAGCGAGGCGAAGCGGTGTAGCAGCTCGCCGAAGTCCGGGTATTCGCGTGACAGCGCTGCGTAGCAGTCGGACAGCGCGGCGGCCGCGCCGATTTCGATGGCGCTGTCGGTCACGTCGATGCGTTTCATGTCTTCGATATGGCCGACGTAGATCATCACCGGCAGTTCACGGTGGAACTGGGTGACTTCCAGGGCCAGATCGGTGCCGCCGGCGAGCAGGCGGGCTTCGGGGTTGGCGGCATAGAGGTCGGCCAGGTCGGCCACGGTCAGCGGCACCAGGCAGCGCTTGTCGCCACTGTTGAGTTCGGCGGTTTCGCGCGGAGCGATGCTCTTGAGTTGGGCGACGGTGGCGCTTTCGAAGGCATCGAATTGATCCGGCTGCTTCTGGCAGCAGGCCTGCTCGGCAGCGTCGATGATCGGCCGGTAGCCCGTGCAGCGGCAGAGGTTGCCGGCCAGAGCCTCCATGGTTTGGCCCTTGTCGTACCCGGTGGAGTTCTTCTGCAGGGCAAACAGCGACATGATGAAGCCGGGGGTGCAGAAGCCACACTGCGAACCGTGACAGTCGACCATCGCCTGTTGCACGCTGTGCAGCTTGCCCTGGTGTTTGAGGTCTTCGACGGTGATCAGTTGCTTGCCATGCAGGCTGGAAACGAAGGTTAGGCAGGAATTGAGGGTGCGATAGCGTACGCGCTCGCCCTCGAGCTCGCCCACCACCACGGTGCAGGCACCGCAGTCGCCGGAGGCGCAGCCTTCCTTGGTTCCGGTTTTTCCGACGTGCTCACGCAGGTAGTTGAGCACGGTGACGTTGGGGTCCAGGGCATGCTCTGTGCGCAGCTCCCGGTTGAGTAAAAACTGGATCAAGGACGACCTCCAGGCATTTTATTGTTATGAATCGTTGGCTCGCCGGGTGATCTGCGTGCACTGCAAGGCCCGGGCGAGATTGGTCATGGAGGCAATCTAGGGTTTTCTGACTTTTGGGTCAATAAATTTCTGACCTGAAAGTCAGTCTATTTTTGGTAGCATGATCCGTGAGTCTGGGCATTCTGCTTGATGGCTTCCGCCCTGAAGGGCGCTCCAAGATTCGTGCAGCAAGTGTCATGCCGTACGCTTGGCCCGGTAACGCCCTGTGGTACACTTGCCGCCAGATTTTCTTGCTCCCGCCCAGCCGTGGCGCGGCTCTCAGACTCGACCGCCTGCCCCTGGATCGACGTAAATAAGGAATGTCATGACGTTCAAGGCCCTGGACAGCCTCGCCGAGCAAATCGCGCATTACCTGGCCGAACGCATCATTCGCGGTGAGCTCAAGGAACGTGAGCGCATTCAGGAGCAGAAAGTCACCCAGGCCCTTAACGTCAGTCGTGGTTCGGTACGCGAAGCGCTGCTCATTCTCGAGCGCCGCCACCTGATCGTGATCCTGCCGCGCCGCGGTGCCCAGGTCAGCGAACTGACCCCGCACCACGTCACCAGCCTCTATGCGCTGAGCATCGAGCTGTACGCCATGCTGGCCCGCGCGGTGATCGAACGCTGGCAGGTGGAGGCCGACCTGGCGCCGTTCATCGAGATCAAAAATCGCCTGCAGGACAGCCTTGAGCGCGACGATATCAGCGCCTTTGTCGAGAACAGCTTCGACGTGATGCGCGCTGCCTTTCCCTTTGCCGACAACCCCTATCTGCAGGAAACCCTGGAGAATCTGCTGCCGGCCATCAGCCGCACCTACCACCTGGCGCTGGAACGGCGCAAAGGTGAGATGGGCCAGTTCATGAACACCTTCGCCAGTCTGCTGCAGGCGATCATCACCCGCGACCCCGTGCTTGCCCGCGAGGTGCTGCAGGCCTACGGTGAGCATAACTGCCAGCTGGTGCTGGCCACCCTGGCCGAGCGCTAAGCCGCGATGCGCCTGAAGAGCATCAAGCTGGCGGGCTTCAAGTCCTTCGTCGACCCGACGACGGTGAGCTTTCCCAGCAACATGGCGGCCGTGGTCGGACCCAATGGTTGCGGCAAGTCCAACATCATCGACGCCGTGCGCTGGGTGATGGGCGAAAGCTCGGCGAAGAACCTGCGCGGCGAGTCGATGACCGACGTCATCTTCAACGGCTCCAACACGCGCAAACCGGTGACTCAGGCGTCCATCGAACTGATCTTCGACAACAGCGATAACTCGCTGGTGGGCGAATACGCGGCCTTCGCGGAAATTTCCATCCGCCGCCGGGTGACCCGCGACGGGCAGAACACCTACTTCCTCAACGGCACCAAATGCCGCCGTCGCGACATCACCGATATCTTCCTCGGCACCGGTCTTGGTCCGCGCAGTTACTCGATCA
This region of Pseudomonas wenzhouensis genomic DNA includes:
- the guaD gene encoding guanine deaminase gives rise to the protein MSNTRKAYRAAILHSLADPAVVGVEQSYEYFEDGMLLIENGKVAQVGAAAELLPKLAGIEIQHYRDALITPGFIDTHIHYPQTGMIASYGEQLLDWLNTYTFPTEKQFEDKAHASDVAAIFLKELLRNGTTTALVFGSVHAQSVDAFFEQAEKLNLRMIAGKVLMDRNAPDYLTDTAETGYAESKALIERWHGRGRLHYAVTPRFAPTSTPEQLELAGKLLQEYPNLYMHTHLSENRKEIEWVKELFPERKGYLDVYDHHKLIGPRAVFAHGVHLCDDECKRLAETGSAVAFCPTSNLFLGSGLFDLNKLEAHGVRVGLGTDVGAGTSFSQLQSLNEAYKVMQLQGKKLDPFKSLYLATLGGANALYLDDQLGNFLPGKDADFLVLDYNATPLISYRMQQATSLEERLFALTMLGDDRAVKETFAAGVSVHKREA
- the xdhC gene encoding xanthine dehydrogenase accessory protein XdhC yields the protein MSWISALADLQQQGEACVLVTIIEERGSTPRNAGSKMVVTAERIFETIGGGHLEYKAMEMAREMLASRSQDTRLERFSLGASLGQCCGGATVLLFEPMGQPQAQIAVFGAGHVGRALVPLLASLPCKVRWIDSRENEFPEQIPAGVDKIINDEVVDEVENMPPGIYYIVMTHNHQLDLELTAAILKRGDFAYYGLIGSKTKRVKFEHRLRERGFADTLMARMRCPMGLAEVKGKLPVEIAVSIAGEVIATYNASFGQDVKKGESSVAKLLPASRRS
- the xdhB gene encoding xanthine dehydrogenase molybdopterin binding subunit; the encoded protein is MSSHIQHKSQEELAELFRAGMTSGVGRSVKHESADKHVTGEAVYVDDRLEFPNQLHVYARQSDRAHARILRIDTRPCYEFPGVAIAITKDDVPGQLDIGPVVAGDPLLADGKVEYVGQVVLAVAADSLETARKAAMAAIVEYEDLEPVLDVVEAYRKKHFVLASHTHRIGDSASKLASAPRRLQGTLHIGGQEHFYLETQISSVMPTEDGGMLVFTSTQNPTEVQKLVAEVLGVPMNKIVIDMRRMGGGFGGKETQAAGPACLCAVIAHLTGRPTKMRLPRMEDMSMTGKRHPFYVEYDVGFDDDGLLHGIEMDLAGNCGYSPDLSGSIVDRAMFHSDNAYFLGNATINGHRCKTNTASNTAYRGFGGPQGMVAIEEVMDAVARSLGKDPLEVRKLNYYGKTERNVTHYHQTVEHNVIHEMTAELEESAEYAKRRREIIEFNQKSPVLKKGLAMTPVKFGISFTATFLNQAGALIHIYTDGSIHLNHGGTEMGQGLNTKVAQVVAEVFQVDIERIQITATNTDKVPNTSPTAASSGTDLNGMAAKNAAETIKQRLVDFLVREYKVTPEDVEFRNGQVRVRDHFLSFEEVIQKAYFGQVSLSSTGFYRTPKIFYDRDQARGRPFYYYAYGVACVEVLVDTLTGEYRMLRGDILHDVGDSLNPAIDIGQVEGAFVQGMGWLTTEELVWNAKGKLMTNGPASYKIPAITDMPIDLRVKLVENRKNPEDTVFHSKAVGEPPFMLGIAAWCALKDAVASLADYKVQPQIDAPATPERVLWGVEQMRKLKATAKADSAAQVEPA
- the xdhA gene encoding xanthine dehydrogenase small subunit, whose product is MIQFLLNRELRTEHALDPNVTVLNYLREHVGKTGTKEGCASGDCGACTVVVGELEGERVRYRTLNSCLTFVSSLHGKQLITVEDLKHQGKLHSVQQAMVDCHGSQCGFCTPGFIMSLFALQKNSTGYDKGQTMEALAGNLCRCTGYRPIIDAAEQACCQKQPDQFDAFESATVAQLKSIAPRETAELNSGDKRCLVPLTVADLADLYAANPEARLLAGGTDLALEVTQFHRELPVMIYVGHIEDMKRIDVTDSAIEIGAAAALSDCYAALSREYPDFGELLHRFASLQIRNQGTLGGNIGNASPIGDAPPLLIALGAQIALRQGNTRRILPLQDYFLDYKVTARQEAEFIEKIIVPRAQPNQAFRAYKVSKRLDDDISAVCAAFNLTIEDGVVRDARIAFGGMAAIPKRASACEAALVGSAWYPGVIERACAALAEDFTPLSDFRASKEYRLLTAQNLLRKFFLEQQSPEVETRVTAYA
- a CDS encoding GntR family transcriptional regulator, with amino-acid sequence MTFKALDSLAEQIAHYLAERIIRGELKERERIQEQKVTQALNVSRGSVREALLILERRHLIVILPRRGAQVSELTPHHVTSLYALSIELYAMLARAVIERWQVEADLAPFIEIKNRLQDSLERDDISAFVENSFDVMRAAFPFADNPYLQETLENLLPAISRTYHLALERRKGEMGQFMNTFASLLQAIITRDPVLAREVLQAYGEHNCQLVLATLAER